The DNA window GGGTAGGAGGTCGCGTCTCGAGACTTTCCCTGGCATCGATTCTGCTGAAAACCTCCTACGTCCCGCAACAAGGGCTCCGGTTACCCCCCTTACCGGAGCCTTTGTTTATGGGGCGTCGAAAAGGACACCGGACGCCACATGTTGAGGAGGACTTGTTGACGATCTGGATGTCGTGGCCGGTGTGGCGCCGCCTGACCGGTATAGCCGTCGACCAGGTGTCTGGCTCGACCAGTGTGGCGATGCAAACTGCCTCAGCACTGCGATCTCTCGGGGAAGCTGCCGGGAGCGCCCACATCGACGACCCGTGCCTTCCGGTCCGAGAAGGCATCGATGTGGTCTTCAGGGCTCAACCGACGGCGGCGGCCATTGCGAACCTGCGCAACCTCGTCTACGACGCTCCCGATCTTCAGCTGCTTCTCAAAACGCTTGACGCCGAGGTTGAGCGACTCGGCCAGGTTCCGCTGCGGCTTGCCGAGCAGGGATCGGCCCTCATCAGTGACGGCGATAGTGTCCTGGTGCATTCTTCTTCTTCGTCGGTCAGAGCCGTTCTGGACCTGGCGAGACGTTCAACCTCGTTTTCTGTGACGTGCACGGTCGAAGAAGGTTCCGGCGAAGGACGCCAGATGGCCGCCGAGCTGGCCTCAGCCGGATACTCGATCGAGATGTTGTCCGTGGGCCAGGCGGCGGCCTATGTTGCCGGGGTTGATTTGATTCTGGTTGGCGCCGACGCGATCGGACCAGGTCGGATGATCAACAAAGAAGGCACGTCTCGCATCACCGCGGCAGGGCTGGATGCGGATGTCCCTCGCTACGTGATCGCGGCGACCGACAAGATCCTTGCCGAGGAACTTTTTGCCACAGCCGCCGGTCGGGCCGAAGCAATGGATATGGAACTCGTTCCACTGTCGTGGTTCACGGCGGTCATCAGCGAGGCTGGTCCCTTGACGCCTGGCGGCGTCTCGCGTTTGGCCACCGAGCGACGGGTTTCTCCAAAACTCCGCTAGGCGAGGATGAGTACGCCGTCAGGGACGGATTCGATTTCGATTCGGCTGGCCAGCCCAAGTACGTCCCCATCAGCCTGGACGTAGGCGGGAGGGTCGGCTTCAACAAGAACCGAATCTTTGTTGAGAGCCTGAAATCCTCCCCGCACTCCATCCCACGAGGATCCGCGTAGCGCCGCCCAGGCGATCGATGGCACTCGACGAATCGGCAGTTGATCAAGGCCGGCCACGTGAAAGCCATGGGTGGGTGCCTCCTTGGCGAGACTGAGGGGTACCCGACCGAAGTAGGTATACGGCCAATGGACTTCGATCATAGTAACCACGGCGTCGTGGCTCCCGTCGTCGAGCGTGACTCGCAACGTCGCAAGGCGATGGCGAAACTGTGACCAGAGTACATTGGCCGATGTCTTGGCGTAGTGGAACCCACCCATAAACAGCTTCTTATTGGGGGTCTGTTCGGCCCGATGCACCACCTCGGCATCGAAGCCGACTCCGGCGGCAAACGTTGCATAGACGGGATCACCATCGTCGAGCGTGATTCTGGCGAGATTGATAGGCCTTGAAATCGGGTGTGAGACGATCTGGGCCGTGGCTTTGATGGGATCCGGATCGATGCCCATGATTGCCGCCAACACGTTCGTTGTTCCGACCGGGATGATGCCCAGCGCGGTCCCGCTTCCGGCGATCCCGTTTACGACCTTGTTGACCACCCCATCGCCACCCATGGCCACCACGACATCGACATTTTCGGTGGCAGCCCTTGTGGCGACCTCAATGACGGCCTCGGCGGTCTCGGGCCATTGCGCATCGACCTCAAATTCGGCGCGAAGGCGGGCCAGAACCTCCCGGTGTGTGCCGCCGGTGAACTGCGATGCCGCCGGGTTGGCTATCAAAACCAGGCGTCGCCTCGCGAGCATCAGGAGACGGCCAGAGCAACCGAGATCAGGTCTTCGCGGCCAAAATGACCGGCAGAAGCCTGGATGGCCTTGTCGGCTTCTTCGAGTGGAAACTCGTGAGAGACCATGTGGTCGAGCCGACTGTCTTGCGCTAGCTGCCGGGTGGCCCAGTGGTAGCCGGCTGACGAGGCGCCGAACGCACCTCGAACGCTGAGTTCCTTGACGACGATGATATCCGAGAACAGCTGGTTGACCGGTGCGGTGCCTTTGGTTGATGCCAGAACGAGGCGGCCGCCGACCCGGACCAGGTCAAGACCGAGCAGGATTGCTTCGGTATCGTTTGAGGTCACGTCGATGACGATATCGGGGCGGGAACCAAGGCTGTCGGCCACCGCGCTGGCAGGATCGTCGACATCGGAGAACACGATCATGTCGGCGCCAAGTTCTTTGGCGAGGCGAAGTCGGTCGGCGTCATGGGAGAGTCCAGTGATGCCCACCCATCCAGCGCCGGCGGCTTTGGCAGCCACGAGGGCAGACAGACCACGCGGGCCGGGCCCCATGATGAGAACATTCTCGCCGGCTCTAAGGTCGGGAACCTCCACCGCCCAGGTGAATCCCGCCGCAAGGGGGTGGGCGAAGGCCGACACCACTGCCGGTACATCATCGGAAACGACATGCAAACGCGAACCGGGGTCGAGGTACATGAGCTCGGCAAACCCACCCCATAGGGCCGGGCTTTCGGTAGATGGCAGCTGTCCATAGGCGTTGACTGGTCTGCGGAGGTTGCAGGACGATACGTTGTTCATGCAGCGACGGCAGGCTCCGCATCTGATGGAGCTCTCCACGACTACCCGGGTGCCAACTGGAATGCCAAAGTCCGTCATAGCTTCGGCTATGCGGCCGACTACCTCGTGGCCCGGGATTAGTGGGTACTTCACGAATCGGCTGGTGCCTTCCCAGGCCTGTACGTCGACGCCGGAAAGCCCTGTTGCCTCGACGGCCAGCCACCCGCCAACTTCCATCTCCCCGACGGGGAGTCGGGTAGGCGTAAACCGGCGCGGCTCGACCAGGATCATGGCCCGTGCACTGTTCCCTGCTACCGACACTATTGCGACCTCGCCTTGCGCACGCGGATTGTAGTGGCGGTCGCGTTCGCCGAAACCGACCAGGTCAAGCGAGGAGCTGGGCGATCCGCTCTATGCCTTCGATGAGGTCCTCGTCGCTGAGGGCGTATGACATCCGGGCGTAGCCCGGTGCCCCGAAGGCCTCGCCGGGTACGATCGCCACCTGAGCGAACTCCAGGATGTCCGCGGCCAGATCCAGCGTCGTGGTAGGCGTATGGCCGTTGATAGAACGCCCGAGAATGCCCTCGAAATTCGGAAAGGCGTAGAAGGCGCCTTCCGGCTCGATGCACTCGACGCCATCAATCGCGTTGAGCATGGAAACCATCGTTTGGCGGCGCCGATCAAAAGCGGCTCGCATGGTGGCCACTGCGTCGAGCGGGCCACTTACTGCCGCCAACGCTGCCCGCTGGGCGATGTTGTCAACGTTGCTTGTTGTGTGCGACTGCATGTTTGACGCAGCCTGGATGATGTCGGGTGGGCCGGCCATCCAGCCGACTCGCCACCCGGTCATCGAATACGTTTTGGCGACGCCGTTCACGATGACACATCGATCCCTGATCTCGGGCACCAGCGTCGGCATTGACGCGAAGACGGCATCGCCATAGACGAGGTGTTCGTAGATCTCGTCTGTCAGGACCCACAAGCCTTTTTCGGCTGCCCAGGCACCCAGAGCAGAGATCTCGCCTCTGGTGTATACCGCCCCGGTCGGATTCGACGGAGACACGAACAACAGGATCTTTGTCGCAGGAGTGAGATGTTTTTCGAGCATCTCGACGGTCGCTTTGAAGCCCGTTGATGCGTCGGTCATCACATTCACAGGGACCCCGCCTGCCATCCTGATCGCCTCGGGGTAGGTGACCCAGTAGGGCGTGGGGAGGAGCACTTCGTCGCCCGGATCGAGCAGGGTTGCGAAAGCCTCGAACACGGCCATCTTTCCGCCATCGGTAACGAGGAACTGGGAAGCTTCGAGGTCGAGTCCCGAGTCTCGTTTGGTCTTGTCGGCGAGGGCCTGACGTAATTCGGGCAATCCTGAGGAAGCAGTATATTTGTGGTTTTTCGGGTCGCGGCAGGCGGCCACGGCGGCCTCGACGATGTAATCAGGAGTCGGGAAGTCCGGTTCTCCGGCGCCGAAGCCAATGACCGGGATGCCGGCAGCCTTCATCGCCTTGGCTGTGGCGGTGATTGAAACCGTAGCCGACGGTTCAATTGAAGCAATGCGTTCCGATACCCGGCCCATGTTTTCCTCTCAAGGTGAGCTGTCTCGCGACACATTAGTGGCGCCTCAGAAGGGCTCGGTCAGCCCTACCCGGCAGGTTGGATGACGAGGTCGATGATGTGGGCTGCCGGGCGGAACACCTGCCGGCTCAGTGGAGACAGTTCGGAAACAGGGTGTGCCACCGGCAGGATGGCCCGTCCGGCGGTCAGGGCGGCTCGCGCCGCACGGGCGCAGGCTGCCGTCGTCCACAGCCGTTGATTGTGGCGGGCGGCGACCGGGAGTAATACACAGTCTGCGGTCTCGGCCGGTACCAGCGATACGGGCGCCGCATACTCGAGAAGCCCCCTTCGAAACGCCCGGCTACTGGTCCGCAACTCCGGGCTGGCAGCTTCGGTCACCGCCTGCAACACAGCGAGAGTTCCGGATCCCAGCGACAAGACTCCCAGGCTCGGGAAGCGGGCCGCCTCATAGGCCAGGTCCATCGACCAGCGCGGATCTTCAAGCCGCCCGATTATTGCTAGCAGGGCCACCCCACTTCGACCCGGATTTAGATCCATGGCAGCTTCGGTAACTGCCAGGAGGAGGGCCTGGTCGGACCGCCGCTTCCGCAAGGCTTGCGCGGCGGTAACGCCAACCTCCGCCCAGGAGGTTTCGGTAAGTTCGAGTAATGCCTTGGCAGCCTTAGTGGCTGCGGCGACTGGATCTGCCCATTCGTCGCGGGCTATGTCGTTGAGGGTCTCACCGGGGTTCAAGGGGCTAATTGCAGTTCGGTCGTGATCTCGATGGAGTCGCGAATCGAGCGTGCCACCGGACAGAAATCGGCATGGAATCCATGGACTCTTTCTGCGGTGTCGCGTTGGTCGCCTTCTACGCCTTTGAGCGTGTAGGTGACATGGATGCGTTTGATTACCAGGACCTTGCCCTCTTTCTCGACCTCGCCAGTCGTCTCAGAGATCAGGTCCCCGTGTGATGCGTTGATGCCGCGCGCCTCCAGCGCGCCCCCGAAGGTTCCCGTCAGTCAACCGCCGGCGGCGGCGATAACGTAGTCAATCGTGGTGGCGTCGGGCGGGTATTCCTCAGGGTCGACACCGTAATGCTCGGCGATGGCTCCGTGCACTCCGAAGGTGATTGGCTTTTCTAGGGCCGGCATCCATACCTTGCGAATCGGGCCTCGAACCCGTTCGATTCTGACCTTCGAGGTGTACGCAACGTCGCTCATGCGGTTGACGTTAGCGGCCCGTCAATACCAGAGGGGGACGTACTGGCCGCCCCCCGCTGATGATTTCAACCGGTTACTGGCTACTCGTCTTCGCTTTTGACCTCGTCCACGGCATCGCTCGCGACATCGGTTGCGTCGTCCACTGCGTCGCCGGCGGCATCCGCCACATCACTGGCCGTGTCGCTGGCGGCATCGGTGGCGGCTGCGGCGCCACCCTTGACCTTTTCGACCACGTCGCCGGCCGAGTCCTTGGCCTTCTCGACCAGATCGCCCGCGACATCTTTGGCCTTGCCGAGGGCTCCTTCAGCTTTGTCCATAGCGCCTTCGACCATGTCGCCTACGCCTTCACCCAAATGCTCGGCCATGTCTTTGGCTTTCTCCACGGCGTCGCCGGCACTCTCGGCCGCCTCGGCTGCAACATTTTTGGCTTTTCCGAACATATTCTTGATCGTATCCATGAATGCCATGGGTGGTTCGTCCCTTCATTGTTGGTAGTACGGCGTATGTATAACAGCTCACCACTACTTGATGTCCGGTATACGACCGCCGCCCGGCGAGAATCAATATCTGTACTGATCGACAATCGAGCCGTTGCCATCCAGAACGAAGCCGGTATCGGCTTCGTTATCCCACACCGGAGTGTCGTTACACCAATACAACTCAAGTGACTGATCCGGCCCGCAGCCCGTATAGAGAACCAATGACTCTTCCGGGGCTAAGAGAACGCCGGAACCGAACGTGTAGCGATGCACGGATGATTCGTCTCTTATGGTCCACCCGGACAGGTCGATGACGGTTGGGTGATTGGATTCGATGGTGACCCACTCACCGTTCAGATTCTCGTTGTCCCGTCCGATGGCGTCGGCGTTGATCCCGGTGATGGCCACCTCAAAGTGCTCGGTTGACCCGCAGGCCGTCGAAGACCACATGCCGGTTTCTTCTTCCTGGGCAATCTGTTCTGCCCCGTCAAGTACCGCCTGTAACGTCGTGTTTGGCTCGTAGCCTCTCGCCAGGGCGGCGCCCTGCCGGACCAGTTCGGCATTCACGAAGACGTCACCCGACCACACGTACCCCAGGATGCGCCCGTACTGGTCGAATTCCTCGACGTCGGTACCAACCAAAACGGGTTGGCCCCCGATCAAGTCGTCGAGTAGTGCGCGAGCTTCCTGACCGAAGCATTCGCCTTGTTCAGGTGAGTTGATACCAATCAGGCGCACCCGTTCCTCCTGGCCGTCAATCTCGACTCTGAAGGAATCACCATCTTGCACGTACAGCACGGTCGCGGTTCTGGCCTCGGCCGATGCCGTGGGACTCTCGAACGTGATGGGTTGAGAACTCTCCGAGGTAGCCGGTGGTCGGGCCTGGAGGGATGCGCACGCGCCGGCGAGGGTCGCGGTGAGGAGGAATCCCGCCGCTCTCACATGGCGCTTTCGTAGGCGCGGCGGGCGGCGATCAGAACCGGATCCCAGGTCCCCGAGAAGGGCGGTGCATAGGAGAGGTCCATCATCGAGAAGGCCAGGCCATCCATTTCATTCCAGATCCCGGTCGCGAGCGTGTCGATACGCTTGCCGGCCGACCGGCCGCCGACGATCTGTGCTCCAAGCAGCCGACCGGTGCGGCGCTCAGCAGTGACCTTGAGGGTCATGTCGGTTGATTCGGGCCAGTATCCGGCCATGGTGGTGGATTCGGTGATGGCGGTCACCGCTTCAATGCCAGCACTCTCGGCCTCAGACTGGCTCAATCCAGTACGGGCGATTTCGATGTCGAGAACTTTCGTGATCGCCGTTCCGAGGATTCCAGGAAACGTGGCTTCGTCCCCGCCAATGTTGATGCCGGCGACCCGTCCTTGTTTGTTGGCGACCGTTCCCAGGTGCACGTTGGCGGGTCGGCCGGTGATTCGATGGAGGGCTTCGGCACAGTCGCCCGCTGACCAGATACCTTCGACGGACGTCCGTTGTCGATTGTCCACCGCCACGGCTCCGGTCGGGCCGATCCGAATGCCTGCCTCGGCTGCGAGTTCGGACACCGGTCTCGTTGCAAGCGCCAGGATGACGATGTCGGCCTCCAGGAGGCCCCCGTCGAGTTGAATTCCTCGGACGTGACCTTGCTCGTCTGCCAGACAGTTGACCCGGTGGTCGGGTCGGACGGCTATGCCTCGTTCCCGCATGCCTGCGGTCACGATCGCTCCCAGATCTTGATCGATTGATCGGTTCATCACGACCGCCCCCGACGTGACCAACGTGGTGGTGATACCGCGCACGTGAAACGCTTCGGCCATTTCCAAGCCGATGTAACCGCCCCCCACCACGACTGCGTTTTTGGCATGAGCGGCGGCGGCCTTGATCGCCTCTGCGTCGTCGAGGGTCTTGAGATGAAACACGCCGGTCAGGTCGATGCCTTCGATCGGTGGTCGAACGGGTCGGGCACCGGTGGCATACACGAGCTGGTCGAAGGGGACTACCCGGGATTCTCGACCATTCAGGACGGTGATCGTCCGGCTATCCGTGTCGATTTCAGTGACAGTGTTTCCAAGGTGGACGCTGATGTCTTGTTGGCTGAACTGGGCGGGGGTGCGGGCAATGAGCTGCTCTATGTTGGGGACGTCGCCAGAGATGTAATACGGTTCGCCGCAGGCCGAATAGCTAACCCGCTGCGTCATTTCGAACACATCGATGATCAGATCGTCCGAGGTACGACGACGCCTGGCCTGGGACGCGGCTGACATGCCGGCGGCGTCACCGCCGATCACCACGAGGCGTTCGGTCACGAGTTCTTTTTGCCGAACCTGCGTCGTTCAACTGGAGGGTTGAGCTGAGCTTTGAGTTCTTTGAGTTCTGCCAGTTGTTGCTTCACCTTGCGGCGTCGGATCCGGATCACATAACCGACGATTTCGTCGATGATCACCGCAACCAGCGTGGTTCCGAGAAGGATGCCGGCCAGCGGAGCGCTAACCCTCCATTGCAGAAACTTGAATTCGACGGTTCCGGTGTTTTGGACGACCAGGATGATGACGACCGCCAAAAGAATGGCGCCGAACAGCATCGACCATCGAAAGCCCGAACCCTTGTAGATCGTGGTTGGGGTAGCCGGGGTGGCAGGGGCCTGCTCGTCAGCAGGAGATGTTTCCATTTCTACGGTTTCGTCGATCGAGGTTGGAAGCGTCTCTCCATCCGTGATGTCGATACCTTCGGTCGGTTCGAGGCCGAGTTCGTCGGGCCCGTCAGCGTCGGGTGTGGGTTCGTCGTTCATGACAGCATCGTAGCGACCATTGCCCGACGTGCCAGCAGATCTACACTGTGCCGGATGTGGGGATCACGCATAGTGATGGGTTTGGTGCTGGTTATCGGCACCGTGGCTTGTGGGGGAGAGGTCGCCCTCGAACGTACCGCGCCGACCCTCCCGCCCCTGCAGCTCCCTGCGGTGACGCCGACCGTGCCCGGGGCTGTTGGTTCACCCTCCACCACGTTGGCGGCGGCTCCGGCAGTTGACCTGCCCGAAGTGCTCGACATCTCCGCTTTTGATCTATTCGGGCGCCTCGACGTCGATCGGTACGAGGTGGCGTTTCGAATCGCCGGCGACGGTATCCATCAAGAGGCTGTCTATACCTATCAACGTGAACCGGAAGCCGGACGTATCTTGGGCATGGCCGACGGCGACGAGATCGAAGTGGTCCTCATCGATGGTTCGGTATGGGCCAGATTCGGCCCGACTCCCGGAGGAGCGTTGGTGGAGGCCAGTGCCACATTCGCTGAGTTGGCCAACGACTTTTTTAAGCCAGGAGCCATTGCGGCTCAAAACCTTGAGCCCTTCGACTTCCGGCTCGGTGACTTTCTGCTTGTCGGTCCTGGAGAGTTCGACGGTCGGGCGGGTTTCGAGTATGCCGCCGCCGCTCCCCGCGTCTTCTCATGGTGGGTGAACGGTGAGGGACTCATAATCGGAGGAAGTGGACGGCTGGGCGACGCTCCGGACGGGCGGGAGCTGTTTTTCTCGTACAACTGGGGGGGGGACATCGGGCCGATCGACCACCCTCAGAACACGGTAACTCAAGATGAGTATTTTGCGTTCCTGAATGGGGTAGACCCGTCGGATCCGTCGCAGCTGCAAAGCGACCTGCAGGAGGTCCAGGCATCCCTGCAACAAGTTCGCGCCAGCGACGGTGCCTTCGGAACCGATGAACTAGATGGCATGGAGCAGCTCGGCTTGATCGATGGGTGGCAAGCCGGCTTGACGAACCTAACTCCTGGTGTGATCGGGATTGAGCTCGACGGAGATTCGGTGTTGCTGGTTGGGGTGATGGCCGACGGTCGTCATTACTGCATTGGCATGGTCGGCGAGGCGGTCTCGTTCGGTGGTGGCTACCTACTCGATGAGGTGAACTCCTTGGCTGGATGTGCCGACCCGGCGGGGTTTCCCACCCTCGACCCGCCCGGCTGAATGCTTCGCGGTGACTGACCCCAGCTGCAACGCACCAGAACCCCGTCCTGTGGCCGCGTCATGGGAATTTATATACTTGATATATATACCGGGTATATGTAGGCTGGTGGTGTGAGTGTAAAGGACGGACTGTTAGCCCTTCTCAGAACCGGGCCCAAGCATGGGTACCAGTTGAAGGTCGAGTTCGATGAAGCGGCCGGCGACACGTGGCATCTGAACTTTGGTCAGGTCTACACGACCCTTCAGCGCCTTCAGCGAGACGGTTTGGTCCTTGAGATCGAGACCGATATCGAGGGACGCACGACATACGGTCTCACGGAATCTGGGTCAGTTGCTGCCGGGCAGTGGTTCACCACTCCAGTTGAAAGGACCGTCGACAACCGCGACGAAGTTTCGTTGAAACTGCTCATCGCCATGAAAGATCCCGGGGTGGAAATCGGCGAAGTGCTCAGGGTGCAGCGCGTCAACACGATGAAGGCGCTCCAGGATTTCAACGCGTTGCGGGCGGCGCGTCCTGAAGAAGATGTGCGGTGGACCATGCACCTCGATCGGCTGGTCTTTCTGGCCGAAGCCGAGCTGCGTTGGATAGAACGCACCGAAGAACGTCTACGGGTACTAGCTGAACAGAGGGGAGTGGCAGATGCGGTTGCAACTGCGGAACGTCAGCCGAGTCTTTGAAACGAAAAGTGGTTCGGTCGATGCCGTTCACGACGTGTCTCTAATCGTCGATCCGGGCGAGATGGTTGCCATCACCGGCCGTTCCGGGTGCGGCAAGACGACGCTACTTAACCTGATGGGTGGCATAGATCGGCCAACGTCGGGCTCGATCCTGGTCGGTGGGCGGACCCTCGGCGAACTATCGGTTCGGGATCTGGCCAGGATGCGCCGGACGTCGATCGGGTATGTCTTTCAGGACTTCAACCTGATTCCGACGCTGACGGCGGCCGAGAACGTCGCCATGCCGCTTGAGCTGGGTGGGATGAGGCCCAGACCGGCCGCCGAGCAGGCGCGAGAAGCTCTCGCCGGGGTGATCGAGCGTGATGTCGCTGACGCGTTTCCTGATGAGTTGTCGGGTGGGCAGCAGCAACGGGTGGCGATTGCCAGGGCATTGGTCGGCGAGCGATCTGTTCTGCTGGCGGACGAACCCACCGGGGCGCTGGACGAGTTGACCGCCGAGGTAATCATGCGACTGCTTTTCGAGCGCGCTCAGCGCGGCGCGGCCGTCGTTGTGGTTACCCACGATCCGGGCCAGGCGGCCTGGGCTGACCGGGTGGTCCGTATGTCGGATGGGGTCATTGTCGAGGCCACCGAACGCTCCGCAACCCCGACAGAGTTGCCGGTATGACCAGGTTGATTCCAGGCCCGATCTGGAAGATGGCGAGGCGAGATATCACGCGGAATCAGCGGCGGTGGTTTGCGTCCGCGGGTCTGATTGGCCTGGCGGTTGCCGCAGGCGTATACGCCACGTCCTCGACGATTCTGGCCAATGATCGAAGCGCCTATCTGGGCTATAGATACCTTAATGCTCGGACACTTGTATCAGCGTCGCTGTATGGCGAACCGACCAATGACGGGGTGGTGTCCGTAGACGATTTCGAAGGTGACATCAGCCAGATTGTCGATCGCTATGGAGCGCCTTCGATGCGAGTCGTCGAAAGGTATGGAGCGGACGACTTCGTTACATTTGTTGATTTTGCGAACCCGTTGGCAGAGGGACATTCGCCGTTGAGCCGGGGGCGACTGCCCGGCTTTGGCGAAGTGATGGTGCCGGGCTGGGGGCCGTATTCCATCGGTGATACCGTCGACGTACCCGGGTTGGGGGACCGTGAAGTGGTCGGGGTTTACCGGGACGGTTTGTGGCGCGGCGTCATTAGTCCGGAACCGGCACCTGATCTTCGCAAAGATGTTCTCTTGGCCGAGGTGCGCCTGATGTACGCACGGGAGCTTGATGGTCAGTCAGCTCCAACGGGTCCCGATTCGGTTCCTTCGGGCTGGTCGGTCGAGCTTGCTCCCATCGACCGAGATAACCCGGTTGCGTTTTCTCCATACGCAGGGATCCGGGGAGCGGGAGTCACCGGCCTTGCAGCAGCGTTCGTGGCACTGATGGTGAGTGCGGTATTTGTGGTGAGGCTGCGATCCCAACTGCGCGAGGTCGGTCTAATGGCGGCGGCCGGCGGTGGGGAGCCGCGGCATATGCTCCTGTTATACCTGGTTATGGGCGGGTTGGTTGGCGGGGTGGGGGCAGTTTGCGGGGGGATCCTCGGTATCGGATTGTTCCAGGTCTCCATGGGCTTGGGGATTTATCCCTTGAGCTACTTCGGCGTTTCGAATCCTGATCAGTCGTG is part of the Acidimicrobiia bacterium genome and encodes:
- a CDS encoding FAD-dependent oxidoreductase, whose translation is MTERLVVIGGDAAGMSAASQARRRRTSDDLIIDVFEMTQRVSYSACGEPYYISGDVPNIEQLIARTPAQFSQQDISVHLGNTVTEIDTDSRTITVLNGRESRVVPFDQLVYATGARPVRPPIEGIDLTGVFHLKTLDDAEAIKAAAAHAKNAVVVGGGYIGLEMAEAFHVRGITTTLVTSGAVVMNRSIDQDLGAIVTAGMRERGIAVRPDHRVNCLADEQGHVRGIQLDGGLLEADIVILALATRPVSELAAEAGIRIGPTGAVAVDNRQRTSVEGIWSAGDCAEALHRITGRPANVHLGTVANKQGRVAGINIGGDEATFPGILGTAITKVLDIEIARTGLSQSEAESAGIEAVTAITESTTMAGYWPESTDMTLKVTAERRTGRLLGAQIVGGRSAGKRIDTLATGIWNEMDGLAFSMMDLSYAPPFSGTWDPVLIAARRAYESAM
- a CDS encoding helix-turn-helix transcriptional regulator: MSVKDGLLALLRTGPKHGYQLKVEFDEAAGDTWHLNFGQVYTTLQRLQRDGLVLEIETDIEGRTTYGLTESGSVAAGQWFTTPVERTVDNRDEVSLKLLIAMKDPGVEIGEVLRVQRVNTMKALQDFNALRAARPEEDVRWTMHLDRLVFLAEAELRWIERTEERLRVLAEQRGVADAVATAERQPSL
- a CDS encoding pyridoxal phosphate-dependent aminotransferase, which gives rise to MGRVSERIASIEPSATVSITATAKAMKAAGIPVIGFGAGEPDFPTPDYIVEAAVAACRDPKNHKYTASSGLPELRQALADKTKRDSGLDLEASQFLVTDGGKMAVFEAFATLLDPGDEVLLPTPYWVTYPEAIRMAGGVPVNVMTDASTGFKATVEMLEKHLTPATKILLFVSPSNPTGAVYTRGEISALGAWAAEKGLWVLTDEIYEHLVYGDAVFASMPTLVPEIRDRCVIVNGVAKTYSMTGWRVGWMAGPPDIIQAASNMQSHTTSNVDNIAQRAALAAVSGPLDAVATMRAAFDRRRQTMVSMLNAIDGVECIEPEGAFYAFPNFEGILGRSINGHTPTTTLDLAADILEFAQVAIVPGEAFGAPGYARMSYALSDEDLIEGIERIAQLLA
- a CDS encoding alcohol dehydrogenase catalytic domain-containing protein gives rise to the protein MSVAGNSARAMILVEPRRFTPTRLPVGEMEVGGWLAVEATGLSGVDVQAWEGTSRFVKYPLIPGHEVVGRIAEAMTDFGIPVGTRVVVESSIRCGACRRCMNNVSSCNLRRPVNAYGQLPSTESPALWGGFAELMYLDPGSRLHVVSDDVPAVVSAFAHPLAAGFTWAVEVPDLRAGENVLIMGPGPRGLSALVAAKAAGAGWVGITGLSHDADRLRLAKELGADMIVFSDVDDPASAVADSLGSRPDIVIDVTSNDTEAILLGLDLVRVGGRLVLASTKGTAPVNQLFSDIIVVKELSVRGAFGASSAGYHWATRQLAQDSRLDHMVSHEFPLEEADKAIQASAGHFGREDLISVALAVS
- a CDS encoding YtxH domain-containing protein, giving the protein MAFMDTIKNMFGKAKNVAAEAAESAGDAVEKAKDMAEHLGEGVGDMVEGAMDKAEGALGKAKDVAGDLVEKAKDSAGDVVEKVKGGAAAATDAASDTASDVADAAGDAVDDATDVASDAVDEVKSEDE
- a CDS encoding thermonuclease family protein gives rise to the protein MRAAGFLLTATLAGACASLQARPPATSESSQPITFESPTASAEARTATVLYVQDGDSFRVEIDGQEERVRLIGINSPEQGECFGQEARALLDDLIGGQPVLVGTDVEEFDQYGRILGYVWSGDVFVNAELVRQGAALARGYEPNTTLQAVLDGAEQIAQEEETGMWSSTACGSTEHFEVAITGINADAIGRDNENLNGEWVTIESNHPTVIDLSGWTIRDESSVHRYTFGSGVLLAPEESLVLYTGCGPDQSLELYWCNDTPVWDNEADTGFVLDGNGSIVDQYRY
- a CDS encoding ABC transporter ATP-binding protein, whose product is MRLQLRNVSRVFETKSGSVDAVHDVSLIVDPGEMVAITGRSGCGKTTLLNLMGGIDRPTSGSILVGGRTLGELSVRDLARMRRTSIGYVFQDFNLIPTLTAAENVAMPLELGGMRPRPAAEQAREALAGVIERDVADAFPDELSGGQQQRVAIARALVGERSVLLADEPTGALDELTAEVIMRLLFERAQRGAAVVVVTHDPGQAAWADRVVRMSDGVIVEATERSATPTELPV
- a CDS encoding DUF1049 domain-containing protein — protein: MNDEPTPDADGPDELGLEPTEGIDITDGETLPTSIDETVEMETSPADEQAPATPATPTTIYKGSGFRWSMLFGAILLAVVIILVVQNTGTVEFKFLQWRVSAPLAGILLGTTLVAVIIDEIVGYVIRIRRRKVKQQLAELKELKAQLNPPVERRRFGKKNS
- a CDS encoding OsmC family protein; the encoded protein is MTGTFGGALEARGINASHGDLISETTGEVEKEGKVLVIKRIHVTYTLKGVEGDQRDTAERVHGFHADFCPVARSIRDSIEITTELQLAP